From the Candidatus Peribacteria bacterium genome, one window contains:
- a CDS encoding deoxyhypusine synthase family protein, with the protein MTSISGFMERNYRHFNSRETLDAAKAWKKHSEEGGKMFLAMAGAMSTAQIGISLAEMIRADKIHAISCSANNLEEDIFNLIGRKAYFAVSEYRDLTPIEEEKLYNDNLSRITDVCIPTETFTHIRKEIVPLWQKAERENRRLFPYEFFYEMIRSGVLEEHYHIDPKDSWVIAACEKNLQIFTPGYEDCTTGNIFVSCVMDGQIKNVNTIRSGMEQMESLANWYLEEANKNSIGFFQIGGGIAGDFPICVVPMLIQDLKRAVPFWGYFAQIGDSTTSYGSYSGAVPNEKITWGKLNAATPKFMINSDATIVAPLIFNYVLGN; encoded by the coding sequence ATGACAAGCATCTCTGGCTTCATGGAAAGAAATTACAGACATTTTAATAGTAGAGAGACGCTTGATGCAGCAAAAGCTTGGAAAAAACATTCAGAAGAAGGGGGCAAAATGTTTCTTGCAATGGCAGGGGCAATGAGCACTGCTCAGATTGGTATTTCACTGGCAGAGATGATACGTGCCGACAAGATTCACGCTATTAGTTGTAGTGCAAATAACTTAGAAGAAGATATTTTTAATCTTATAGGACGAAAGGCATACTTTGCCGTATCTGAATATCGAGATCTAACCCCAATTGAAGAGGAAAAATTATATAATGATAATTTAAGTAGGATTACAGATGTATGTATTCCAACAGAGACGTTTACACACATTCGTAAAGAAATAGTGCCTTTGTGGCAAAAGGCTGAAAGGGAAAATCGCAGACTTTTTCCTTATGAATTTTTTTATGAAATGATTCGTTCCGGAGTTCTTGAAGAGCATTATCATATTGATCCCAAAGATTCATGGGTTATTGCAGCATGTGAAAAGAATTTACAAATATTTACCCCTGGTTATGAGGATTGTACAACGGGTAATATTTTTGTTTCATGTGTTATGGATGGGCAAATAAAAAATGTAAATACAATTCGCTCTGGAATGGAGCAGATGGAATCTCTTGCAAATTGGTATTTAGAAGAAGCTAATAAAAATTCAATTGGTTTCTTCCAAATTGGTGGTGGCATTGCTGGAGATTTTCCTATTTGCGTTGTTCCAATGTTAATTCAAGATTTGAAACGTGCTGTTCCATTTTGGGGTTATTTTGCACAGATTGGAGATTCAACAACGTCGTATGGCTCTTATTCAGGAGCTGTGCCTAATGAAAAAATAACATGGGGGAAACTTAACGCCGCTACGCCCAAGTTTATGATTAACTCGGATGCAACAATTGTTGCACCTTTAATCTTTAATTATGTTTTAGGTAATTAA
- a CDS encoding EamA family transporter codes for MWLVFALLAAFFFAVVHVLDSYCVGEIFEKPWMGVITSSIASLVVFQLIPFVGPFVDWTFPPIQIVILAFLAGVLIQISQALYFQALEYSEAGIVAAYWNLIPVLLPLLTFAIYGRFFSLYEYAGIAILTLASIAMCLVDGETKTRWRSFLLMICACIMQVGVYLLEEIVFAETPFFLGFLIITCGLIFAGLVPLLFKNIRIVMVRNIKTIITMLRFFIIIEIANLAALFFAQRGIATGKPSLVAAAETTMSAYAFLLSLLFLFFFPKLGDKQVWHKLHYKIMLVLVMCFGVWMVS; via the coding sequence ATGTGGTTAGTTTTTGCGTTACTTGCAGCATTTTTCTTCGCAGTTGTTCATGTACTTGATTCATATTGTGTAGGGGAAATATTTGAAAAACCTTGGATGGGCGTAATAACAAGCTCAATTGCATCCCTTGTGGTATTCCAACTTATCCCATTTGTCGGTCCTTTTGTTGATTGGACCTTTCCACCTATACAAATTGTCATTTTAGCATTTTTAGCGGGGGTGCTAATACAGATCAGCCAAGCGCTATACTTCCAAGCATTAGAATATAGCGAAGCAGGAATCGTTGCAGCATATTGGAATCTAATCCCAGTATTGCTACCACTGCTTACTTTTGCGATTTATGGAAGATTTTTTTCACTCTATGAATATGCAGGAATCGCAATTCTAACACTAGCATCAATCGCAATGTGCCTCGTTGATGGAGAAACAAAAACCAGATGGCGCTCTTTTTTATTGATGATCTGTGCCTGCATAATGCAGGTTGGAGTTTATCTGCTTGAAGAAATTGTCTTTGCAGAAACACCTTTTTTCTTAGGATTCCTAATAATAACATGTGGCCTTATTTTTGCTGGTTTAGTTCCCTTGTTATTTAAAAATATCAGAATCGTAATGGTAAGAAATATCAAAACAATCATTACTATGCTGCGATTTTTTATAATTATTGAAATTGCAAATTTAGCTGCACTATTCTTTGCACAAAGAGGAATTGCAACAGGCAAGCCTTCTCTGGTCGCAGCTGCTGAAACCACTATGTCCGCATATGCTTTTTTACTAAGTCTTCTTTTTCTATTCTTTTTTCCAAAATTGGGTGACAAGCAAGTTTGGCACAAATTACATTATAAAATTATGCTAGTTCTCGTAATGTGTTTCGGTGTTTGGATGGTTTCTTAA